The following coding sequences are from one Gossypium hirsutum isolate 1008001.06 chromosome A12, Gossypium_hirsutum_v2.1, whole genome shotgun sequence window:
- the LOC107932313 gene encoding acetylserotonin O-methyltransferase, protein MGDIKVRGKKEDEDEKAEVDIWNYVFGYVKIEVVKCAIELGIADAIDKHGSPMTLSQLTTTLKCEPPRLYRIMRFLVHYQIFKEEPVTQDSFGFALTPLSRRLIRHGERSMAAFILLESSPVMLAPWHSLSARVLDSGNSPFETAHGKDVWSYAEENPRHSKLIDEAMACDARVAVRALIEGCPQVFDGIKSLVDVGGGNGTALSMLVKEFPWMHGINFDLPHVVAVAPKVDGIEYVGGDMFECVPKADAAFFLWVLHDWDDEECIQILKKCREAIPQDKGKVIIVEAVLEEDKNDKLEFVGLMLDMVMMAHTKKGKERTLKEWKYVLGEAGFTRINVKPIHAVQFIIEAYI, encoded by the exons ATGGGAGATATaaaagtgagaggaaagaaagaagatgaagacgaGAAAGCAGAAGTAGATATTTGGAATTATGTATTTGGATATGTTAAGATAGAAGTAGTTAAATGTGCCATTGAGCTTGGGATTGCTGATGCAATTGACAAGCATGGAAGCCCCATGACACTCTCTCAGCTAACCACTACCCTTAAATGTGAACCACCTCGTCTTTATCGTATTATGAGGTTCTTGGTCCACTACCAAATATTCAAAGAGGAGCCCGTAACTCAAGATTCCTTTGGTTTTGCACTGACGCCTTTGTCTCGTCGATTGATTCGACATGGCGAAAGAAGCATGGCGGCTTTCATTTTACTAGAGAGCAGCCCTGTCATGTTAGCACCATGGCATAGTCTAAGTGCTCGTGTCCTTGACAGTGGGAATTCACCGTTTGAGACAGCACATGGGAAGGATGTATGGAGCTATGCAGAGGAGAACCCTCGACATAGCAAACTCATAGACGAAGCAATGGCTTGCGATGCTAGAGTGGCGGTGCGTGCCTTAATCGAAGGATGTCCTCAAGTGTTTGATGGCATTAAAAGTTTGGTTGATGTTGGTGGAGGCAATGGGACTGCTTTATCTATGTTGGTAAAGGAATTCCCTTGGATGCATGGCATCAACTTCGATCTTCCCCATGTTGTTGCCGTTGCCCCGAAAGTCGATGGCATCGAATACGTAGGAGGAGACATGTTCGAGTGTGTCCCAAAGGCAGACGCTGCTTTCTTTTTG TGGGTGTTGCATGACTGGGATGATGAGGAATGCATACAAATCCTAAAGAAATGTAGAGAAGCCATCCCACAAGACAAAGGGAAGGTCATAATCGTTGAAGCTGTGCTTGAAGAAGATAAAAATGACAAGCTAGAATTTGTGGGGTTGATGTTAGACATGGTGATGATGGCACATACTAAAAAAGGCAAAGAAAGGACTTTAAAGGAATGGAAGTATGTTCTTGGAGAGGCTGGATTCACCAGAATCAATGTAAAACCCATTCATGCTGTTCAATTTATCATTGAAGCTTATATTTAG